The Streptomyces sp. Mut1 genome window below encodes:
- a CDS encoding GTP-binding protein translates to MDFESSNGGAATRATTSAKIVVAGGFGVGKTTFVGAVSEINPLRTEAVMTSASAGIDDLTHTGGKTTTTVAMDFGRITLDQDLILYLFGTPGQDRFWFMWDDLVRGAIGAVVLVDTRRLADCFPAVDYFENSGLPFVIALNGFDGHQPYTPDEVREALQIGPDTPIITTDARHRGDAKSGLITLVEHALMARLK, encoded by the coding sequence GTGGACTTCGAAAGCTCTAACGGCGGCGCGGCGACCCGGGCCACCACCTCGGCGAAGATCGTCGTGGCCGGTGGGTTCGGCGTGGGCAAAACCACGTTTGTCGGTGCCGTCTCGGAGATCAATCCGCTACGCACCGAAGCCGTGATGACGTCCGCGTCGGCGGGCATCGACGACCTCACGCACACCGGCGGAAAGACCACCACGACGGTGGCGATGGACTTCGGCCGCATCACGCTGGACCAGGACCTGATCCTGTACCTCTTCGGTACACCGGGCCAGGACCGCTTCTGGTTCATGTGGGACGACCTGGTACGCGGCGCCATCGGCGCCGTCGTCCTCGTCGACACCCGCAGGCTCGCCGACTGCTTCCCGGCGGTCGACTACTTCGAGAACAGCGGACTCCCGTTCGTCATCGCCCTCAACGGCTTCGACGGACACCAGCCGTACACCCCCGACGAGGTGCGCGAAGCGCTCCAGATCGGACCGGACACGCCGATCATCACCACCGACGCACGACACCGCGGCGATGCGAAGAGCGGCCTGATCACGCTGGTCGAGCACGCTTTGATGGCCCGGCTCAAGTAG
- a CDS encoding DUF742 domain-containing protein, with protein MTPPPASPDPYGASSHASYEGEGDQPLVRPYAMTGGRTRPRYQLAIEALVSTTADPAHLGTLLPEHQRICHLCREVKSVAEVSALLSMPLGVARILVADLAEAGMVAIHQPGNGEAGGAPDVTLLERVLSGLRKL; from the coding sequence ATGACCCCGCCACCCGCCTCACCCGATCCGTACGGCGCGTCCAGTCACGCGTCGTACGAAGGTGAGGGCGACCAGCCGCTGGTCCGTCCGTACGCCATGACCGGCGGACGCACCCGGCCGCGCTATCAGCTAGCGATAGAAGCACTGGTCAGCACCACGGCCGATCCCGCGCATCTGGGGACCCTGCTCCCCGAGCATCAGCGGATCTGCCATCTGTGCCGCGAGGTCAAGTCGGTGGCCGAGGTCTCGGCCCTGCTGTCGATGCCCCTCGGTGTGGCGCGGATTCTTGTCGCGGACCTGGCGGAAGCCGGCATGGTGGCCATCCACCAGCCGGGCAACGGAGAGGCCGGCGGCGCGCCGGATGTGACACTGCTCGAAAGGGTGCTCAGTGGACTTCGAAAGCTCTAA
- a CDS encoding roadblock/LC7 domain-containing protein produces MSQAAQNLNWLITNFVDNTPGVSHTVVVSADGLLLAMSEGFPRDRADQLAAVASGLTSLTAGASRIFEGGAVSQTVVEMERGFLFLMSISDGSSLAVLAHPDADIGLVGYEMALLVDRAGTVLTPDLRAELQGSLLH; encoded by the coding sequence ATGAGTCAGGCCGCACAGAATCTGAACTGGCTGATCACCAACTTCGTGGACAACACCCCCGGGGTGTCGCACACGGTGGTGGTCTCGGCGGACGGCCTCCTGCTGGCGATGTCCGAAGGTTTCCCGCGCGACCGCGCCGACCAGCTGGCGGCCGTCGCGTCCGGACTGACCTCGCTGACGGCCGGCGCCTCCCGGATCTTCGAGGGCGGCGCCGTCAGCCAGACCGTGGTGGAGATGGAACGCGGCTTCCTGTTCCTCATGTCCATCTCCGACGGCTCCTCGCTGGCCGTGCTGGCCCACCCGGACGCCGACATCGGTCTGGTCGGCTACGAAATGGCTCTGCTGGTGGACCGGGCGGGCACTGTCCTGACCCCGGACCTCCGCGCGGAGCTCCAGGGCAGCCTGCTCCATTAG
- a CDS encoding sensor histidine kinase has product MQGRFKRDGSAAAEQEPRGGTDRGSSPQHAQNPGPAAAGDHGDRERRPGAAPTNNASEPAAAPKSRGPVNTGSRVALRNWRISTRLVSLLALPVVAATTLGGLRINDSMNDIQQLEHMQLLTRMTKQATALAQALQEERDRSAGPLSNGVPATDFKVTEPRKKTDRAKKAFFSATEDIGDTTDDETLESIHASVQQIAAQLGSIRDIRKQAYVKDSPSLQTIDAYSQLITSLLSLSQDMAQATSSPEMIKRTRALAAFSSAKEYASVQRAVIAAALPGGGDKKPDLDRNDQQFGLAAQRKESAARNSFEAIYTSTGKSAEELTSTLDEGHPDIKAADTYARKMLENPTSMSGASSRRSYMDWYDQDSTKINAMKVVEETLLSDMESKARELRDESQREAIISGALILLVLGVSLVGAFVVARSMIRSLRRLQDTATRVAQDRLPELVKQLSESDPQDVDTSVESVGVHSRDEIGKVAAAFDDVHREAVRLAAEQALLRGNVNAMFTNLSRRSQGLIQRQLSLISELESREADPDQLSSLFKLDHLATRMRRNGENLLVLAGEEPGRRWTRPVPLVDVLRAAASEVEQYERIELAAVPATEVAGRVVNDLVHLLAELLENATSFSSPQTKVRVTGHALPDGRVLVEIHDTGIGLSPEDLAAINERLASPPTVDVSVSRRMGLFVVGRLSLRHGIRIQLRPSDSGGTTALVMLPVDVAHGGKQPAPKQAPGQQSPGGLLAGNNANAQAGRLAAGQGPQRGQVGAGSGPRAALPARDGNRPQGGPGGQDSAFQKPQGRSPQDGGRPEAPRPGGGGLAGAFGGARLGARGQGDGSGRTDSGQPSLFDQRRPEQNGPARQVPHPQQARFDQAGPGQGQGGQDGRGAFEPPRGRGERQLPPVGGPRAELPGAPAQGGPNGGFPAPQRPQTTSWGTDEPSAPQHRSPLDAPRGHEESENTGRFPQPLPPRPQADDRQGPGATAEFARPDFSAPAPGAQPQNPDVASTSQFARPDFGAQQQPAPRQRGDQDFGAPRPPVPAADAPYRPVLPQQPQQPEALPPASGPGDGRTPLYDTLETNWFHGPQQGQQGAQQQPPAPEPGFPQQSAPEPTAPAAPQRGLGDPGVTSSWRASPNDEIVRQAERVKKPAAGGITTSGLPRRVPRANLVPGTAQQQNNQSGPQVSRAPDDVRGRLTNLRRGIQQGRQAGSGQTGSFPLGPTHQQER; this is encoded by the coding sequence GTGCAGGGACGTTTCAAGAGGGATGGCAGCGCTGCGGCCGAACAGGAGCCGCGCGGCGGGACCGACCGCGGCTCCTCGCCCCAGCACGCCCAGAACCCCGGACCGGCCGCGGCCGGTGACCACGGCGATCGCGAACGGCGCCCCGGCGCCGCACCGACCAACAACGCCTCCGAACCGGCCGCCGCGCCCAAGTCACGCGGCCCTGTCAACACGGGCTCACGCGTAGCTCTGCGCAACTGGCGCATCAGCACGCGCCTGGTCTCCCTGCTCGCCCTCCCCGTGGTCGCCGCGACCACCCTGGGCGGTCTGCGCATCAACGACTCCATGAACGACATCCAGCAGCTGGAGCACATGCAGCTGCTGACCCGGATGACCAAGCAGGCGACCGCGCTGGCCCAGGCGCTCCAGGAGGAGCGCGACCGGTCGGCCGGCCCGCTGTCCAACGGAGTCCCGGCGACCGACTTCAAGGTCACCGAGCCGCGCAAGAAGACCGACCGGGCGAAGAAGGCGTTCTTCTCGGCCACCGAGGACATCGGCGACACCACCGACGACGAGACGCTGGAGAGCATCCACGCCAGCGTCCAGCAGATCGCCGCGCAGCTCGGCTCCATCCGTGACATCCGCAAGCAGGCGTACGTCAAGGACAGCCCGAGTCTCCAGACGATCGACGCCTACAGCCAGCTGATCACCTCGCTGCTGAGCCTCTCCCAGGACATGGCGCAGGCGACCAGCAGCCCCGAGATGATCAAGCGGACCCGTGCGCTGGCGGCGTTCTCCTCCGCCAAGGAGTACGCCTCGGTCCAGCGCGCGGTCATCGCCGCCGCGCTGCCCGGCGGCGGCGACAAGAAGCCCGACCTCGACCGCAACGACCAGCAGTTCGGCCTCGCCGCGCAGCGCAAGGAGAGCGCGGCCCGCAACTCCTTCGAGGCGATCTACACCTCCACCGGCAAGAGCGCCGAGGAGCTGACCTCGACGCTGGACGAGGGCCATCCGGACATCAAGGCGGCGGACACGTACGCCAGGAAGATGCTGGAGAACCCGACCTCCATGAGCGGCGCCTCCTCGCGCCGTTCGTACATGGACTGGTACGACCAGGACTCCACCAAGATCAACGCCATGAAGGTGGTCGAGGAGACCCTCCTCAGCGACATGGAGAGCAAGGCGCGCGAACTGCGCGACGAGTCCCAGCGCGAGGCGATCATCTCCGGTGCGCTGATCCTCCTGGTCCTCGGCGTCTCCCTGGTCGGCGCCTTCGTCGTGGCCCGGTCCATGATCCGCTCGCTGCGCCGCCTCCAGGACACCGCGACGCGCGTCGCGCAGGACCGGCTGCCGGAGCTCGTCAAGCAGCTCTCCGAGTCGGACCCGCAGGACGTCGACACCTCCGTCGAGTCCGTCGGTGTGCACTCCCGTGACGAGATCGGCAAGGTGGCCGCGGCCTTCGACGACGTGCACCGCGAGGCGGTCCGTCTCGCCGCCGAGCAGGCCCTTCTGCGGGGCAACGTCAACGCGATGTTCACCAACCTGTCGCGCCGTTCGCAGGGCCTCATCCAGCGCCAGCTCTCGCTCATCTCCGAGCTGGAGTCGCGCGAGGCCGACCCGGACCAGCTGTCCTCGCTCTTCAAGCTCGACCACCTCGCGACCCGTATGCGCCGGAACGGCGAGAACCTCCTCGTCCTCGCGGGCGAGGAGCCGGGGCGCCGGTGGACCCGTCCCGTGCCGCTGGTCGACGTGCTCCGTGCCGCCGCCTCCGAGGTGGAGCAGTACGAGCGCATCGAACTGGCCGCCGTGCCGGCCACCGAGGTCGCCGGCCGCGTCGTCAACGACCTCGTGCACCTGCTCGCCGAGCTGCTGGAGAACGCCACGTCGTTCTCCTCGCCGCAGACGAAGGTCCGGGTCACCGGTCACGCGCTGCCCGACGGCCGGGTGCTCGTCGAGATCCACGACACCGGCATCGGCCTGTCCCCCGAGGACCTCGCGGCGATCAACGAGCGGCTCGCGTCGCCGCCCACCGTGGACGTCTCGGTCTCCCGCCGCATGGGTCTGTTCGTGGTCGGCCGGCTGTCCCTGCGTCACGGCATCCGTATCCAGCTGCGCCCCTCGGACTCCGGCGGCACCACCGCGCTGGTCATGCTCCCGGTCGACGTCGCCCACGGCGGCAAGCAGCCGGCGCCCAAGCAGGCGCCCGGCCAGCAGTCCCCCGGCGGTCTGCTCGCCGGCAACAACGCCAACGCCCAGGCCGGACGGCTCGCGGCGGGGCAGGGCCCCCAGCGCGGGCAGGTCGGTGCCGGTTCCGGTCCCCGGGCCGCGCTGCCGGCCCGCGACGGCAACCGCCCGCAGGGCGGGCCCGGCGGGCAGGACTCGGCGTTCCAGAAGCCGCAGGGCCGCTCGCCGCAGGACGGCGGCCGTCCGGAGGCTCCGCGCCCGGGTGGCGGCGGTCTGGCCGGCGCGTTCGGCGGTGCCCGGCTCGGCGCCCGCGGCCAGGGCGACGGCTCCGGCCGTACGGACTCGGGCCAGCCCAGCCTGTTCGACCAGCGGCGTCCGGAGCAGAACGGCCCCGCACGGCAGGTCCCGCATCCCCAGCAGGCCCGGTTCGACCAGGCCGGCCCGGGGCAGGGCCAGGGCGGTCAGGACGGCCGCGGCGCCTTCGAGCCGCCGCGCGGTCGCGGCGAGCGTCAGCTGCCTCCCGTCGGCGGCCCGCGTGCCGAACTGCCCGGAGCCCCGGCCCAGGGCGGTCCGAACGGCGGCTTCCCCGCCCCGCAGCGCCCGCAGACCACCAGCTGGGGCACCGACGAGCCGTCGGCCCCGCAGCACCGCTCCCCGCTCGACGCACCGCGCGGTCACGAGGAGTCGGAGAACACGGGCCGGTTCCCGCAGCCGCTGCCGCCGCGTCCGCAGGCCGACGACCGCCAGGGCCCCGGCGCCACGGCCGAGTTCGCCCGCCCGGACTTCTCGGCACCCGCGCCCGGCGCGCAGCCGCAGAACCCGGACGTGGCGAGCACCTCGCAGTTCGCCCGCCCGGACTTCGGCGCCCAGCAGCAGCCCGCGCCCCGGCAGCGCGGCGACCAGGACTTCGGTGCGCCGCGCCCGCCCGTGCCGGCCGCCGACGCCCCGTACCGCCCGGTCCTGCCGCAGCAGCCGCAGCAGCCCGAGGCGCTGCCGCCGGCCTCCGGTCCCGGCGACGGCCGCACCCCGCTGTACGACACGCTGGAGACCAACTGGTTCCACGGTCCGCAGCAGGGTCAGCAGGGTGCCCAGCAGCAGCCTCCCGCCCCGGAGCCCGGCTTCCCGCAGCAGTCGGCGCCGGAGCCCACCGCTCCCGCCGCACCGCAGCGCGGCCTCGGCGACCCGGGGGTGACGAGCAGCTGGCGCGCTTCGCCGAACGACGAGATCGTCCGGCAGGCGGAGCGGGTGAAGAAGCCCGCGGCGGGCGGAATCACCACGTCCGGTCTGCCTCGCCGGGTCCCGCGTGCCAACCTGGTGCCGGGTACCGCCCAGCAGCAGAACAACCAGTCCGGTCCCCAGGTCTCGCGTGCGCCCGATGATGTGCGCGGGCGTCTGACCAATCTGCGCCGCGGCATCCAGCAAGGACGCCAGGCAGGCAGCGGACAGACCGGCAGTTTCCCCCTCGGCCCCACTCACCAGCAGGAGCGTTAG
- a CDS encoding fumarylacetoacetate hydrolase family protein, which yields MRIARFSIDGNVAFGAVEGDGPDGLVLDIIKGIPYSEFELSGTKVPLNKVRLLPPVLPNKVVAIGRNYAEHAAELGNEVPDVPVAFFKPTTSVIGSGDAIEYPSFSDEVHHEAELAVVIGRMCREVPRERVKDVIFGYTCANDVTARDAQKREKQWARAKGFDTSCPLGPWVETDLDPSDLAIQATVNGEQRQLGRTSDMIRTIEDLVVHITEAMTLLPGDVILTGTPAGVGPLHVGDEVAVTIEGIGTLTNKVIKRG from the coding sequence GTGCGCATCGCCAGGTTCTCCATCGACGGCAATGTCGCCTTCGGCGCGGTCGAGGGCGACGGGCCCGACGGTCTCGTCCTCGACATCATCAAGGGCATCCCGTACTCCGAGTTCGAGCTCTCCGGGACCAAGGTCCCGCTGAACAAGGTCCGGCTGCTGCCGCCCGTGCTGCCCAACAAGGTCGTGGCCATCGGCCGCAACTACGCGGAGCACGCCGCCGAACTCGGCAACGAGGTCCCCGACGTCCCCGTCGCCTTCTTCAAGCCCACCACCTCGGTGATCGGCTCCGGCGACGCCATCGAGTACCCCTCCTTCTCCGACGAGGTGCACCACGAGGCCGAACTGGCCGTGGTCATCGGCCGGATGTGCCGCGAAGTGCCGCGCGAGCGGGTCAAGGACGTCATCTTCGGCTACACCTGCGCCAACGACGTCACCGCGCGCGACGCCCAGAAGCGGGAGAAGCAGTGGGCCCGCGCCAAGGGCTTCGACACCTCCTGCCCCCTCGGCCCCTGGGTGGAGACCGACCTCGACCCCAGCGACCTCGCCATCCAGGCCACGGTCAACGGTGAGCAACGCCAGCTCGGCCGGACGAGCGACATGATCCGGACCATCGAGGACCTGGTCGTCCACATCACGGAGGCGATGACGCTGCTCCCGGGCGATGTGATTCTCACCGGCACTCCCGCGGGGGTCGGACCCCTCCACGTCGGCGACGAGGTCGCCGTCACCATCGAAGGCATCGGCACTCTCACCAACAAGGTGATCAAGCGTGGCTAA
- the gltX gene encoding glutamate--tRNA ligase, translating into MANAPVRVRFCPSPTGNPHVGLVRTALFNWAFARHHQGTLVFRIEDTDAARDSEESYEQLLDAMRWLGLDWDEGPEVGGPHAPYRQSQRMDLYQDVAEKLLAAGHAYRCYCTTEELDARRDAARAAGRPSGYDGHCRELSDEQKAAYEAEGRASIVRFRMPDEAITFTDLVRGDITVQPENVPDYGIVRANGAPLYTLVNPVDDALMEITHVLRGEDLLSSTPRQIALYRALIELGIAKDTPAFGHLPYVMGEGNKKLSKRDPQASLNLYRERGFLREGLLNYLSLLGWSIAEDRDIFDIDEMVAAFDIKDVNANPARFDLKKCEHVNAEHIRRLDVKTFTEACGPWLEAPFAPWAPEAFDADLFARIAPHAQTRVTVLSEITANVDFLFLDEPVHDEASWTKAMKEGSDALLVTARAELIAADWNADALKAAVLAAGEQHGLKLGKAQAPVRVAVTGRTIGLPLFESLEILGREKTIARIDAALSKLTA; encoded by the coding sequence GTGGCTAACGCACCTGTACGCGTCCGTTTCTGTCCCTCCCCGACGGGCAACCCCCACGTCGGCCTGGTCCGGACAGCTCTCTTCAACTGGGCGTTCGCCCGGCACCACCAGGGCACCCTGGTCTTCCGCATCGAGGACACCGACGCGGCCCGCGACTCCGAGGAGTCCTACGAGCAGCTCCTCGACGCGATGCGCTGGCTCGGCCTCGACTGGGACGAGGGCCCCGAGGTCGGCGGCCCGCACGCCCCGTACCGCCAGTCGCAGCGCATGGACCTCTACCAGGACGTCGCCGAGAAGCTCCTCGCGGCCGGCCACGCGTACCGCTGCTACTGCACGACCGAGGAGCTGGACGCCCGCCGCGACGCCGCCCGCGCCGCCGGCCGCCCGTCGGGCTACGACGGCCACTGCCGCGAGCTGAGCGACGAGCAGAAGGCCGCGTACGAGGCCGAGGGGCGCGCGTCGATCGTCCGCTTCCGGATGCCCGACGAGGCGATCACCTTCACCGACCTGGTCCGCGGCGACATCACCGTCCAGCCGGAGAACGTCCCGGACTACGGCATCGTCCGCGCCAACGGCGCCCCGCTCTACACGCTGGTCAACCCGGTGGACGACGCGCTGATGGAGATCACCCACGTCCTGCGCGGCGAGGACCTGCTCTCCTCCACCCCGCGCCAGATCGCCCTGTACCGGGCGCTCATCGAGCTGGGCATCGCCAAGGACACCCCGGCCTTCGGCCACCTGCCGTACGTCATGGGCGAGGGCAACAAGAAGCTCTCCAAGCGCGACCCGCAGGCCTCGCTCAACCTCTACCGCGAGCGCGGTTTCCTCCGCGAGGGGCTGCTCAACTACCTCTCGCTGCTCGGCTGGTCGATCGCCGAGGACCGCGACATCTTCGACATCGACGAGATGGTCGCCGCGTTCGACATCAAGGACGTCAACGCGAACCCGGCCCGCTTCGACCTCAAGAAGTGCGAGCACGTCAACGCGGAGCACATCCGCAGGCTGGACGTGAAGACCTTCACCGAGGCGTGCGGCCCCTGGCTGGAGGCCCCGTTCGCACCCTGGGCCCCGGAGGCCTTCGACGCGGACCTCTTCGCGCGGATCGCCCCGCACGCCCAGACCCGGGTCACGGTCCTCTCCGAGATCACCGCCAACGTCGACTTCCTCTTCCTGGACGAGCCGGTGCACGACGAGGCGTCCTGGACGAAGGCGATGAAGGAGGGCTCCGACGCGCTCCTGGTCACCGCCCGCGCCGAGCTGATCGCCGCCGACTGGAACGCCGACGCCCTCAAGGCCGCCGTCCTCGCCGCCGGCGAGCAGCACGGCCTGAAGCTCGGCAAGGCCCAGGCCCCGGTCCGCGTCGCCGTCACCGGCCGCACGATCGGCCTGCCGCTCTTCGAGTCCCTGGAGATCCTGGGCCGCGAAAAGACGATCGCCCGCATCGACGCGGCCCTGTCCAAGCTGACCGCGTAA
- a CDS encoding HAD family hydrolase, protein MPIRAVLWDIDDTIFDHTTASATGMARHLAVEGLPGGYATADEAVEAWQRVTRLHWARFSAGETDWPGQRRDRARDFLGRSMDDAEADAWFERHVAHYEAAWSLFPDTVPVLDVLAGVYRHAALSNSALEPQHRKLTVLGVRDRFESLLCAAELGVSKPAAGAFLAACAALELPPSDVVYVGDEPDIDAGGATAAGLTGVWLDRAGRGGRPELVRITALDQLPALLAGHTRFGASDTFG, encoded by the coding sequence ATGCCCATCAGAGCCGTCCTCTGGGACATCGACGACACGATCTTCGACCACACGACGGCCTCCGCCACCGGCATGGCCCGGCATCTCGCGGTGGAGGGGCTGCCCGGCGGGTACGCCACGGCGGACGAGGCCGTCGAGGCCTGGCAGCGGGTCACCCGGCTCCACTGGGCGCGGTTCTCGGCGGGGGAGACCGACTGGCCGGGCCAGCGCCGTGACCGGGCCAGGGACTTCCTCGGGCGCTCCATGGACGACGCCGAGGCCGATGCCTGGTTCGAGCGGCACGTCGCCCACTACGAGGCCGCCTGGTCGCTCTTCCCGGACACCGTCCCCGTGCTCGACGTCCTGGCGGGGGTTTACCGGCATGCCGCGCTGTCCAACTCGGCCCTGGAGCCGCAGCACCGCAAGCTGACCGTGCTGGGGGTGCGCGACCGGTTCGAGTCCCTGCTCTGCGCGGCGGAACTGGGGGTCTCCAAGCCGGCCGCCGGGGCCTTCCTCGCCGCCTGTGCGGCGCTGGAGCTGCCGCCGTCCGATGTCGTCTACGTGGGGGACGAACCCGACATCGACGCCGGGGGCGCGACGGCCGCCGGGCTCACCGGGGTCTGGCTGGACCGGGCCGGCCGGGGCGGACGTCCCGAACTGGTCCGGATCACGGCCCTCGACCAGCTTCCCGCCTTGCTCGCGGGCCATACCCGTTTTGGAGCGTCGGACACCTTCGGGTAA
- a CDS encoding MerR family transcriptional regulator, giving the protein MRLSELSERSGIATATIKYYLREGLLPPGERVSATQAEYGESHLRRLRLVRALLQVGRLPVATAREVLGHVDDESLGLTIRLGAALWELPHGPEPDEEAPETAAARAEVDALLDRLGWTHAREIGELSPVHRSLVAGLATLARLGYPYESAYLEEHARLMYQVAVQDLDLMETHPTTSQQMEMAVASAVLYEPLLMSLHRLAQAEESARRYGY; this is encoded by the coding sequence ATGCGACTCTCGGAACTCAGCGAGCGGAGCGGTATCGCGACCGCGACGATCAAGTACTACCTGCGCGAGGGGCTGTTGCCGCCGGGCGAGCGGGTCAGCGCGACGCAGGCCGAGTACGGCGAGAGCCATCTGCGCCGGCTGCGGCTGGTGCGGGCACTGCTCCAGGTCGGCCGTCTGCCCGTGGCCACGGCCCGCGAGGTGCTGGGCCATGTCGATGACGAGTCCCTGGGCCTGACGATCCGGCTGGGCGCGGCGCTCTGGGAGCTTCCGCACGGCCCGGAGCCGGACGAGGAGGCCCCGGAGACGGCGGCGGCCCGCGCGGAAGTCGACGCCCTGCTGGACCGGTTGGGGTGGACCCACGCGCGGGAGATCGGCGAACTCTCTCCCGTCCACCGCTCGCTCGTCGCGGGCCTGGCCACGCTCGCACGCCTCGGCTACCCGTACGAGAGCGCGTATCTGGAGGAGCACGCCCGGCTGATGTACCAAGTGGCCGTGCAGGACCTGGATCTGATGGAGACTCACCCGACCACGTCGCAACAGATGGAGATGGCGGTGGCCTCCGCGGTGCTGTACGAGCCGCTGCTGATGTCCCTGCACCGGCTGGCCCAGGCGGAGGAGTCGGCCCGGCGGTACGGGTACTGA
- a CDS encoding DUF4188 domain-containing protein, which produces MPGRTTAAAEGDVVVLLIGMRINHFRGLHHWLPVMLAMTRMLRELRAERSRGLLGHVLLTASPRTYYVVQYWESKEKLYAYAAAPDMFHRRAWAMLNRKEKKSRQHVGLWHETYIVPEGGYESIYADMPAFGLAAATGSLPIEGRGRSAAHRLAHRSGVK; this is translated from the coding sequence ATGCCGGGACGGACGACCGCCGCGGCCGAGGGGGACGTCGTCGTCCTGCTCATCGGGATGCGGATCAACCACTTCAGGGGCTTGCACCACTGGCTCCCGGTCATGCTGGCGATGACGCGCATGCTGCGGGAGCTGAGGGCGGAGAGGTCCAGGGGCCTGCTCGGCCACGTCCTGCTGACCGCCTCGCCGAGGACGTACTACGTCGTCCAGTACTGGGAGTCGAAGGAGAAGCTGTACGCGTACGCCGCGGCGCCCGACATGTTCCACCGCAGGGCGTGGGCGATGCTCAACCGCAAGGAGAAGAAGTCCCGGCAGCACGTGGGGCTGTGGCACGAGACCTACATCGTGCCGGAGGGCGGCTACGAGTCCATCTACGCCGACATGCCGGCGTTCGGACTGGCCGCGGCGACCGGGTCGCTGCCGATCGAGGGGCGGGGCCGCAGCGCGGCGCACCGTCTCGCGCACCGATCGGGCGTGAAGTGA
- the ndgR gene encoding IclR family transcriptional regulator NdgR: MDNSSGVGVLDKAALVLSALESGPATLAGLVAATGLARPTAHRLAVALEHHRMVARDMQGRFILGPRLSELAAAAGEDRLLATAGPVLTHLRDITGESAQLYRRQGDMRICVAAAERLSGLRDTVPVGSTLTMKAGSSAQILMAWEEPERLHRGLQGARFTATALSGVRRRGWAQSIGEREPGVASVSAPVRGPSNRVVAAVSVSGPIERLTRHPGRMHAQAVIDSAARLSEALRRTG; the protein is encoded by the coding sequence ATGGACAACTCTAGCGGCGTCGGCGTTCTCGACAAGGCAGCTCTGGTATTGAGCGCCCTGGAGTCCGGGCCGGCCACCCTCGCCGGCCTGGTCGCGGCGACAGGGCTCGCACGACCCACGGCCCACCGGCTGGCCGTGGCACTGGAACACCACCGGATGGTGGCGAGGGACATGCAGGGCCGGTTCATTCTCGGCCCCCGGCTCTCCGAGCTGGCGGCGGCGGCGGGCGAGGACCGCCTGCTGGCCACGGCCGGACCGGTGCTCACGCATCTGCGGGACATCACCGGCGAGAGCGCGCAGCTCTACCGCCGGCAGGGCGACATGCGCATCTGCGTGGCGGCGGCGGAGCGGCTGTCCGGTCTGCGGGACACCGTGCCGGTCGGCTCCACGCTCACCATGAAGGCGGGCTCGTCCGCGCAGATCCTGATGGCCTGGGAGGAGCCGGAGCGCCTGCACCGCGGCCTCCAGGGCGCCCGCTTCACGGCGACGGCGCTCTCCGGCGTACGGCGGCGCGGCTGGGCCCAGTCGATCGGCGAGCGCGAGCCGGGCGTGGCCTCGGTCTCGGCCCCCGTGCGCGGCCCCTCGAACCGGGTGGTCGCCGCCGTCTCGGTCTCCGGGCCGATCGAGCGCCTGACCCGGCACCCGGGCCGGATGCACGCCCAGGCCGTCATCGACTCGGCCGCACGGCTGAGCGAGGCGCTGCGCCGCACCGGCTGA